A window from Acidobacteriota bacterium encodes these proteins:
- the nrdR gene encoding transcriptional regulator NrdR, which yields MKCAYCGHMGDKVVDSRESREGDVIRRRRECLECGRRFTSYERVDEVPYMVIKKDGRRERFERQKLIAGLLKACEKRPVTVSALEAIADRVEATLQDRPEKEISTDEIGTLLMLELKQLDKVAYVRFASVYRDFRDIGEFMAELKDLVSAKE from the coding sequence GTGAAGTGCGCGTACTGCGGCCACATGGGTGACAAGGTCGTGGATTCGCGCGAGAGCCGCGAAGGCGACGTGATCCGCCGCCGCCGCGAGTGCCTGGAGTGCGGGCGCCGGTTTACCAGCTACGAGCGCGTCGACGAAGTGCCGTACATGGTGATCAAGAAGGATGGGCGGCGCGAGCGGTTCGAGCGTCAGAAGCTGATTGCCGGCCTGCTCAAAGCGTGCGAGAAGCGACCGGTCACGGTGTCGGCGCTCGAGGCGATTGCCGACCGCGTCGAGGCCACGCTGCAGGACCGCCCGGAAAAGGAAATCTCGACCGACGAAATCGGGACGTTGCTGATGCTGGAACTCAAGCAGCTCGACAAGGTCGCCTACGTCCGATTCGCCTCGGTCTACCGCGACTTCCGCGACATCGGTGAGTTCATGGCCGAACTCAAGGATCTGGTCAGCGCCAAGGAATGA
- a CDS encoding sigma-54 dependent transcriptional regulator, giving the protein MKARLLVVDDEPGVRTALTGVLRDEGYDVETVDSGEGCLDRLLRASFDVILLDIWLPGIDGLTTLERLRDRQVDAAVVMISGHGNIESAVRAIKMGAFDFIEKPLSLEKTVLVVANALRQRHLETENRALRARVDEELAMVGESYAMTQLREQVAMAAPTNGRVLIFGDNGTGKELVARSIHGLSRRRGGPFVEVNCAAIPEELIESELFGHMRGSFTGAVADRRGKFETADGGTIFLDEIADMSVKIQAKVLRVLQEQVIEPVGSTTRIKVDTRVLAATNKDLLAEIKNGRFREDLYFRLHVIPIFVPPLRDRREDIPLLATHFTRLFAREYGRRPKTLDEGALTVLAHYAWPGNIRELRNVVERLMIMVPGEVITAEHLTFLGPTSAGSPGDAAAPLRALHEARDEFERDYILKTLASQQGNISRTADVLRVERSNLYRKMRGLGIAPARLGDRDGEGA; this is encoded by the coding sequence ATGAAGGCTCGCCTGCTGGTCGTCGACGACGAACCGGGCGTCCGCACCGCGCTCACCGGCGTGCTGCGGGACGAGGGCTACGACGTGGAGACCGTGGACAGCGGCGAAGGCTGTCTGGACCGGCTGCTTCGGGCCAGCTTCGACGTCATCCTGCTGGATATCTGGTTGCCGGGGATCGACGGGCTGACGACACTTGAACGCCTCCGGGACCGGCAGGTCGATGCCGCCGTCGTCATGATCTCCGGGCATGGCAACATCGAGTCGGCCGTCCGCGCGATCAAGATGGGGGCGTTCGATTTCATCGAGAAGCCGCTCTCGCTCGAGAAGACCGTGCTCGTTGTGGCCAACGCGCTCAGACAGCGGCACCTCGAGACCGAGAACCGCGCGCTCCGCGCCAGGGTCGACGAAGAGCTGGCCATGGTCGGCGAGAGCTACGCGATGACGCAACTGCGCGAGCAGGTGGCGATGGCGGCGCCGACCAACGGGCGCGTGCTCATCTTCGGCGACAACGGCACGGGCAAGGAGTTGGTGGCGCGGTCGATTCACGGGTTGAGCCGTCGCCGCGGCGGTCCGTTCGTCGAAGTGAACTGTGCCGCGATCCCGGAAGAACTGATCGAGTCGGAGCTGTTCGGCCACATGCGGGGATCGTTTACCGGCGCGGTCGCGGACCGGCGCGGCAAGTTCGAAACCGCCGACGGCGGCACGATCTTCCTCGACGAGATCGCCGACATGAGCGTGAAGATCCAGGCCAAGGTGCTCCGCGTGCTGCAGGAACAGGTGATCGAACCAGTCGGCAGCACCACCCGGATCAAGGTGGACACCCGCGTGCTGGCGGCCACCAACAAGGACCTGCTCGCCGAGATCAAGAACGGCCGCTTCCGCGAGGATCTCTACTTCCGGCTCCACGTCATCCCCATCTTCGTGCCGCCGCTCCGGGATCGGCGCGAGGACATCCCGCTGCTGGCTACCCACTTCACGCGTTTGTTTGCACGCGAGTACGGGCGGCGCCCCAAGACGCTCGATGAAGGCGCGCTGACGGTGCTGGCGCACTACGCCTGGCCCGGCAATATCCGCGAACTCCGGAACGTGGTCGAGCGGCTGATGATCATGGTGCCGGGCGAGGTCATCACGGCCGAGCACCTCACGTTTCTCGGCCCGACGTCTGCGGGTTCCCCTGGCGACGCCGCCGCGCCGCTGCGGGCGCTCCACGAAGCGCGGGACGAGTTCGAGCGCGACTACATCCTGAAGACGCTGGCGTCGCAGCAGGGAAACATCTCGCGCACCGCCGACGTGCTCCGCGTCGAACGCAGCAATCTCTACCGCAAGATGCGCGGACTCGGGATCGCGCCAGCCAGGCTGGGTGATCGCGATGGAGAGGGCGCGTAA
- a CDS encoding phosphoribosylaminoimidazolesuccinocarboxamide synthase, which translates to MSTVMIESALEGLTPFRRGKVRDLYELGDDLLIVVTDRISAFDYVLGSGIPDKGKVLNQLSAFWFNLMTDIVPNHVITTDPLRFPEPARRHADVLRGRSMLVRRTRPLPIECVVRGYLSGSGLKEYEKTGAVCGISLPKGLLASSRLPAPMFTPSTKADSGHDINITEAETIALIGREHFTQVRDLSLRVYSRGAQHAETCGILIADTKFEFGTINTPDGREHLILIDEVLTPDSSRFWPLNAYRPGGPQPSYDKQFVRDYLEAIGWNKQPPAPALPADVVSNTRAKYVEAYQRLSGRELE; encoded by the coding sequence ATGTCCACCGTCATGATTGAGTCCGCGCTCGAAGGCCTGACCCCATTTCGCCGCGGCAAGGTGCGGGACCTGTATGAACTGGGTGATGACCTCCTGATTGTGGTCACGGATCGAATTTCGGCGTTTGACTATGTCCTCGGGTCTGGCATCCCCGACAAAGGCAAGGTCCTCAACCAGCTCTCGGCCTTCTGGTTCAACCTGATGACCGATATCGTCCCCAATCACGTCATCACGACGGACCCGCTGCGGTTCCCTGAGCCGGCGCGCCGCCACGCCGACGTACTGCGCGGGCGATCGATGCTGGTGAGGCGCACCAGGCCTCTGCCGATTGAGTGTGTGGTCCGCGGGTATCTCTCGGGGTCGGGCTTGAAGGAATACGAAAAGACGGGGGCCGTGTGCGGCATTTCCCTGCCCAAGGGCCTGCTGGCATCCAGCCGGCTGCCGGCCCCGATGTTCACGCCGTCGACGAAGGCGGACAGCGGGCACGACATCAACATCACAGAAGCGGAGACGATCGCGCTGATCGGTCGCGAGCATTTCACGCAAGTGCGCGATCTGTCGCTGCGGGTCTACAGCCGCGGCGCGCAGCACGCCGAGACATGCGGGATCCTGATCGCGGATACGAAGTTCGAATTTGGCACGATCAACACTCCCGACGGCCGCGAACACCTGATTCTGATTGACGAGGTCCTGACGCCCGATTCGTCCCGGTTCTGGCCGTTGAACGCGTACCGGCCCGGGGGCCCCCAGCCAAGCTACGACAAGCAGTTCGTCCGGGACTACCTCGAGGCGATCGGCTGGAACAAACAGCCGCCGGCGCCAGCCCTCCCGGCCGACGTCGTCTCGAACACGCGCGCGAAGTACGTCGAAGCCTACCAGCGGCTCTCGGGGCGGGAACTGGAGTAG
- a CDS encoding lysylphosphatidylglycerol synthase transmembrane domain-containing protein, giving the protein MRAHLRTVFVVGLALALLVWFLRHANLSSVWGEVQHGRVDLLLLALLATGSTYVLRAFRWQYLLLPLGRPHFAECLKTTVIGFAASTLLPARAGEVIRPYLLAKHEGFSPTATFASIVIERMLDMVAVLFLFATFVVFFSSGLRPTAPAVYSTLKVGGLAAFAATLVGLVVMMVVAGHPDRLERWALKIERILPARLARAVAGFVRAFVEGLAVVRQPGRMAVALVLSFPLWLSIALGIWATSRAFHIEMSYPGAFLMMTILVVGVAVPTPGAVGGFHEAFRIGATAFFATPNDRAVGAAIVLHAMSFVPVTIAGAILMAREGLSLSGASGIAAERAAEEVP; this is encoded by the coding sequence ATGCGCGCCCATCTCCGTACCGTGTTCGTTGTAGGGCTGGCCCTGGCTCTGCTGGTGTGGTTTCTTCGACACGCTAACCTGTCTTCGGTGTGGGGCGAAGTCCAGCACGGGCGGGTCGACTTGCTCCTGCTCGCGCTGCTGGCCACCGGATCGACCTACGTCCTGCGTGCGTTCCGATGGCAGTATCTGCTCCTCCCGCTCGGCCGGCCGCACTTTGCCGAGTGCCTGAAGACCACCGTGATTGGATTTGCCGCGTCGACGCTGTTGCCGGCGCGAGCCGGGGAAGTGATCCGCCCCTATCTGCTTGCCAAGCACGAGGGCTTCAGCCCGACGGCGACGTTCGCCTCGATCGTGATCGAGCGGATGCTCGACATGGTGGCCGTCTTGTTCCTGTTCGCGACGTTCGTCGTCTTCTTCTCGTCCGGATTGCGTCCGACCGCCCCCGCGGTCTACTCGACTCTGAAGGTGGGTGGCCTGGCTGCGTTCGCGGCGACGTTGGTGGGCTTGGTGGTCATGATGGTGGTCGCGGGGCACCCGGATCGTCTCGAACGGTGGGCGCTCAAGATCGAACGGATCCTGCCGGCGCGCCTGGCCCGAGCGGTGGCGGGTTTTGTCCGGGCCTTCGTCGAGGGCCTGGCGGTCGTCCGTCAACCGGGCCGGATGGCCGTGGCTCTGGTGCTGTCGTTTCCGCTGTGGCTGTCGATCGCGCTTGGCATCTGGGCAACCAGCCGGGCGTTCCACATCGAGATGTCGTACCCAGGCGCGTTTCTCATGATGACCATTCTCGTCGTTGGTGTGGCGGTGCCGACACCGGGAGCGGTCGGCGGCTTCCACGAGGCGTTTCGCATTGGCGCGACCGCTTTTTTTGCGACGCCCAACGATCGCGCGGTCGGGGCGGCCATCGTGCTGCACGCGATGTCGTTTGTGCCGGTGACGATTGCCGGCGCGATCCTGATGGCGCGGGAGGGCCTCAGCCTGAGCGGGGCCAGCGGCATCGCCGCCGAGCGTGCCGCCGAGGAGGTCCCGTGA
- a CDS encoding ATP-binding protein has protein sequence MAEARRSHTSLRLTVPPVPPPAQPGRRRPMRDNPWLVLLGIAGLIALLAGTMTLANRSSRLAPDFLSEFVLYALSVVDLTMLVALGFVLARSVIKLLVERRRALPFARFRAKLVTVLLAMTLVPAVLVLLVGSELIRNNVDRWFTAQMDETLSSAQRIASDYYHERQRQVSDEAARVARSLATLDLAQPDVRPVRDVVAPVVNEQRAGLIEVYRLPRATEPAGTVVAVVDVASPTMPIGATRVSSDRLAVRATSDPPDVWLREPLESGGELIRAASPVRKPDGTISGVVVASVHLTGDMAVRARRMTKAYESYSQLRVLKQPLTGVYLSFFLLVTLMILVGATWMGLYLAKRITRPVQALAAAAREIGAGHFEHHVERETADEFGSLVDAFNSMADELAINRRRLERSTVDLQQKHTEVEERRCFTEAILERVATGVVTVDETGFITTINPAACRLLGLGASVVGQAAAVAFNDPDLQPLAVFAQPRGVGVKDPPAQELSLTRDGRETVLAVASTRLHGDDSGSDGRVLVVDDITPLIRAQKVAAWREVARRLAHEIKNPLTPIQLCAQRLQRQFSTAPDHVKALVDECTTTIVGEVESLKALVDEFSQFARMPAPRRESTDVHDLLRRILILYDGLFEHVRLDTLFAVDLPRVRLDPDQIRRVIINLIDNAIEAINQQGHVVIETHHDPGTHLVRIVLADDGPGIAPADREKLFMPYYSTKKRGSGLGLAIVRRIVAEHGGTIEVGENQPRGTRFTIELPCEPEGVIGTGAA, from the coding sequence ATGGCCGAGGCCCGCCGGTCTCACACGTCGCTTCGCCTGACGGTGCCGCCGGTGCCGCCGCCGGCGCAGCCTGGACGGCGGCGCCCGATGCGTGATAACCCGTGGCTGGTGCTGCTGGGCATCGCAGGCCTGATCGCGCTGCTGGCCGGCACGATGACGCTGGCCAACCGGTCGAGTCGCCTCGCCCCGGACTTCCTCAGCGAATTCGTCCTCTATGCGCTGTCCGTGGTGGACCTCACCATGCTGGTGGCGCTCGGGTTCGTGCTCGCCCGCAGCGTGATCAAGCTGCTGGTCGAACGCCGCCGCGCGCTGCCGTTCGCCAGATTCCGCGCGAAGCTGGTCACCGTCCTGCTGGCGATGACGCTCGTTCCGGCCGTGCTCGTGCTGCTGGTGGGCAGCGAACTCATCCGGAACAACGTGGACCGCTGGTTCACGGCGCAGATGGACGAGACGCTCTCGTCGGCGCAGCGGATCGCCAGCGACTACTACCATGAACGCCAGCGACAGGTGAGCGATGAGGCCGCCCGCGTCGCCCGCTCTCTGGCCACTCTTGATCTTGCCCAGCCCGACGTGCGGCCGGTGCGCGATGTGGTGGCCCCGGTGGTCAACGAGCAGCGCGCGGGCCTGATCGAGGTCTATCGGCTGCCGCGTGCGACCGAGCCAGCTGGCACGGTGGTGGCGGTGGTCGACGTCGCCTCGCCCACGATGCCGATTGGAGCGACGCGGGTGTCGTCGGACCGGCTGGCGGTGCGCGCCACATCGGACCCGCCCGACGTGTGGCTGCGTGAGCCGCTCGAGAGCGGAGGTGAACTGATCCGCGCCGCCTCGCCCGTGCGCAAGCCAGACGGCACGATCTCCGGCGTGGTCGTTGCCAGCGTTCACTTGACCGGCGACATGGCGGTCCGGGCGCGCCGGATGACCAAGGCGTACGAGTCCTACAGCCAGTTGCGCGTGCTCAAGCAGCCTCTGACCGGCGTGTACCTCTCGTTCTTTCTTCTGGTCACTTTGATGATTCTGGTCGGGGCGACGTGGATGGGACTCTACCTGGCCAAGCGGATCACGCGGCCCGTCCAGGCCCTCGCCGCGGCGGCCCGAGAGATCGGCGCGGGTCATTTCGAACACCACGTGGAGCGGGAGACCGCCGACGAGTTCGGCTCGCTGGTCGACGCGTTCAACAGCATGGCCGACGAACTGGCCATCAACCGGCGCCGGCTGGAGCGCTCCACGGTCGATCTCCAGCAGAAGCACACGGAGGTCGAGGAACGGCGGTGCTTTACGGAAGCCATCCTCGAACGGGTGGCCACCGGCGTGGTGACCGTCGACGAGACCGGATTCATCACGACCATCAATCCGGCGGCGTGTCGACTGCTGGGCCTAGGGGCCTCGGTGGTCGGTCAGGCGGCCGCCGTCGCGTTCAACGATCCCGACCTGCAGCCGCTCGCCGTGTTCGCGCAGCCCCGTGGCGTCGGTGTCAAGGACCCTCCAGCCCAGGAACTCTCGCTGACGCGCGACGGCAGGGAGACGGTGCTCGCCGTCGCCTCCACCCGGTTGCACGGTGACGACAGCGGATCGGATGGCCGCGTTCTGGTGGTGGACGACATCACGCCGCTCATCCGCGCTCAGAAGGTGGCGGCGTGGCGGGAAGTGGCGCGCCGACTCGCGCACGAGATCAAGAACCCGCTGACGCCGATCCAACTCTGCGCGCAGCGTCTGCAGCGGCAATTTTCCACCGCGCCCGATCACGTCAAGGCCCTCGTCGACGAGTGCACCACCACGATCGTCGGCGAAGTCGAGTCGCTCAAGGCTCTGGTCGACGAGTTCTCGCAATTTGCGCGGATGCCGGCTCCACGTCGGGAGTCCACCGACGTGCACGACTTGCTGCGCCGCATTCTGATCCTCTATGACGGGTTGTTCGAGCACGTGCGCCTCGACACGCTGTTCGCCGTCGATCTGCCGCGCGTCAGGCTTGACCCGGACCAGATTCGTCGGGTGATCATCAACCTGATCGACAATGCCATCGAGGCGATCAATCAGCAGGGGCACGTCGTCATCGAAACGCATCACGATCCGGGGACCCACCTCGTGCGAATCGTGCTGGCCGACGATGGTCCGGGCATCGCGCCGGCGGATCGGGAGAAGCTGTTCATGCCGTACTACTCGACCAAGAAGCGGGGCAGCGGGCTCGGGCTTGCCATCGTGCGTCGCATCGTCGCCGAGCACGGGGGCACCATTGAGGTGGGGGAGAATCAGCCTCGGGGCACGCGCTTCACCATCGAGTTGCCGTGTGAACCCGAAGGCGTGATCGGGACGGGAGCCGCATGA
- a CDS encoding DUF4390 domain-containing protein has protein sequence MTPVRLLAFVLALLVLEPADAPRSSEVSVVARDGRVYVSCTFAAGTLDELGEAIHAGLTTSITYDVDLRRPLWWFSRTLASATVVASVQHDTLTGRYQLTRTIDGRNEDTLVTDDQNAVKKFMTAFARLPLFSSAELEANVEYVVRLRVRTRPRVTWFVWPWETSTATGTARFTYIP, from the coding sequence ATGACACCCGTACGGCTGCTTGCCTTCGTGCTGGCTCTGCTCGTGCTGGAGCCGGCTGATGCCCCGCGCAGCAGCGAGGTGTCGGTCGTCGCACGCGACGGCCGCGTCTACGTATCGTGCACTTTTGCGGCCGGCACCCTGGACGAACTCGGCGAGGCCATTCATGCCGGACTCACGACCTCGATTACGTATGACGTCGATCTTCGGCGTCCGCTCTGGTGGTTCAGTCGGACGCTGGCCTCCGCCACGGTGGTCGCCTCGGTGCAGCACGACACGCTTACGGGCCGCTACCAGCTGACCCGCACCATCGATGGCCGCAACGAGGACACGCTGGTCACCGACGATCAGAACGCGGTCAAAAAGTTCATGACCGCGTTCGCCAGACTGCCGCTGTTCAGCAGCGCGGAGCTCGAGGCCAACGTGGAGTACGTGGTTCGCCTCCGGGTCCGCACACGACCCCGTGTGACGTGGTTCGTCTGGCCGTGGGAAACGAGCACCGCAACCGGAACCGCGCGGTTCACGTACATTCCTTGA
- the groES gene encoding co-chaperone GroES, whose amino-acid sequence MKVKPLHDRIIVKRIEEGEQVVGGIIIPDSAKEKPQQGKVIAVGAGKIDDKGKRTPLDVKDGDRILFGKYSGQEIKLDGEEFLIMREDEVLGVIE is encoded by the coding sequence ATGAAGGTCAAGCCACTTCACGACCGCATCATCGTCAAGCGCATCGAGGAAGGCGAACAGGTTGTCGGCGGAATCATCATTCCCGACAGCGCCAAGGAAAAGCCCCAGCAGGGCAAAGTGATTGCCGTCGGCGCCGGCAAGATCGACGACAAGGGCAAGCGGACGCCTCTCGACGTCAAGGACGGCGACCGGATCCTGTTCGGCAAGTACTCGGGACAGGAAATCAAGCTGGATGGCGAGGAGTTCCTCATCATGCGTGAGGATGAGGTTCTCGGGGTGATTGAGTAG